TTTATTGGTTCCACTATCCTTATTGCTCCCCGTATTGCCTTGGCCTCAAGTACACCGGCTTCCGGGTTTAATGATAAAATGGATGCCCAAACCCAGGCTCTTACGAAAGCCGCTGGTTTAGGACAAAATACTAGCCTCAGCTTTATTATTGCTACTCTTATTCAGGTTCTATTAGGATTTTTAGGAATAATTTTTTTAATTTTAACCATCGTTTCCGGTTTTAAGTGGATGACCGCCCAAGGCAACGAAGATACCATTAAAAAAGCCAAAGGGACTTTAATGAATGCTATTATTGGGTTAGTGATTGTCTTGGCCGCTTATATTATTACCACCTCCTTATTTAAATTACTGCCATTCTCAGGTGGCAGCGGCGGTGTTACCGGCGGCTAAGAATAATTATTTTTTAAAAAAAATAAGGACTATCTTTAGGATAGTCCTTTTTTTATTGTTTAAAAATCGGCTAAGGTCTTTTCCGCCCAGAAGTAACACTTCTGACCGTCAGCATACTTAATATTGGCCGGATCCACTTTACAGACGACATAGCCCATAAAGCGGCTCCCCATTGATACTTCTATTAAGTACTCACCTGCCGGTAATTTTACCCACAACCTTTCCTCGGGGGCCAAGTTATAGATTTGGGCAGGAAACTCCTTGAAGCCACGACGAGTGATTCTAAAAGTGACATTCTCCCCCAAACCTCTTTTATTATTAATTAGTAGGCCGGGTAAACCATAACCGGGCAGATCCTGGCTTACCAGAGGATCGCCGTAGTCATAAAGCAAAGCTTCCCCTTCGGTTTGACGAATAGCTTGCTGCGCTAGAGCCTCATTCACTTTAAACTGTTGCGCTCTGGTGCGCCGTTTAAATTCATAACGCCCCATCTTCTCCGGAAGTTCAGTTTTTACATCAGTCGCTTTAACAGAATGGAGCTGAGCTTTTAATCCCTGGACATCTGTTTCAAGTTCAATAATCTTTCGTTGCGCTGAAGCTGGGTCCATTTGCGCCATAAGAGCCAAGCTGACAACAAGAAACGCTGTTAGAAATAACATTTTCTTCATTTTTTATTGTTTTTATTGTTAATGTTCTAAGAGCATTATACCATTTTTATATAAAAATGTCAATGGTTTATCCCCAGCCTTACCCTTGACTAAAATCAAAGCTTATGATAAAAAGATTGGTCGCAAAATAAACCAGTCCCCTGGTTTTTGTTTTGAGGCTTAATATAATTTATGAAAACTAAACTCCAAAAAATTAGCGAGGACATTGTTCCCCTTAGTAGACGGCAAGGCTTTTTGCTTTATTTGTTAATTGTTTGCGTCTTTGAGTTCCTCTTCTTTTTTACCCCCGCTTTAGCTACTGCTAGTGTAGCGGCCGCCAAAAACCCAACTAACGAAGATGACTTAATTAGTCTAACCGCGCCTTTAAAAAGTTCTGAATTGGACCCCAGCGCCCAAATGATTGTCAACCGCTTATTGGCTAATCCAGACAAAACTCCGGCGCCAGTAAAAGAGGAAAAAGCTTTGCGCTTAAGCAATCCTCAGATTATTTCAGGACCAGAAGATTCCCTTGCTGAGGAACAATCCCCAAAATACCGCGTTGTCAGAACCAGTGAGCATGTTATCACGGCCTACAATTCGGAAGCCGCTCAAACTGACAGTTCCCCCTGCATCACGGCTAACGGTTTCAATGTTTGTGAACATGGTCTTGAAGATACTATTGGCGCTAATTTCTTAAAACTAGGCACCAAAGTCCGCATCCCTGAGCTCTTCGGCGACCAAGTCTTTGTTGTTCGCGACCGAATGAATAAACGCTACCCTGATCGCGTTGACGTCTGGATGGTGAAAAAGGCCGATGCTCTTAAGTTCGGTGTAAAAACTGCCAAAATTGAAGTTTTAGAAGAAATTTAAGGAAATATTTTTTGAAAAATCCCCCTCACCCCCTTTTTAAGAAAAAGGGGGTGAGATTTTTTTAAGCCCTAAATTTTCTTGACTAATCTTACTTCACATTTACGTAAATATAGTTTAAAATGATTAAGTCGCGGACATGGCGAAACTGGTAGACGCGCTAGCCTTAGGAGCTAGTGGGGCAACCCGTGAGAGTTCGAGTCTCTCTGTCCGCACATGCTTTCCTTTTTACATAATTTTGAACCCCAGCCGATTTTTTTATCCCTTGGCTTTCTAAATATTCGCTGGTATGGGATTTTTGTTGTCCTCGGAATTACTGCTGGACTAGCGCTAACCATTTATTTGGCAAAGAGGTTTCAAAAAAAATTAGACTTGGTTTGGGATCTACTTTTTTATTTAGTGATTTGGGGTCTAGTTGGCGCTCGTCTTTATGAGGTTTTTTTATTTTGGCCTTATTACCAAAATAATCTTTGGCAAATTTTTGCCATTTGGAAAGGGGGCTTAGCTATTCACGGCGCTCTAATCGCCGGCATTATTGTTCTTTTCTGGTGGGCCAAAAAACATCAAGATAGTTTTTGGCACTGGGCGGCGATTCTTAGCCCTGGACTAGCCGTCGGGCAAGCTATTGGTCGCTTTGGTAATTGGTTTAATCAAGAATTATTTGGACGGCCGACTAATTTACCGTGGGGAATACCGATTGCGTTTCAAAATAGACCCATTGCCTATCAAGACTTTTCTTTTTTTCACCCCACCTTTCTTTATGAAAGTCTAGGTTTACTACTATTGGCAGTTATTTTATTTTTCTTATTAAGCACTATTAAAACTTTAAACGAAAAGCGCGCCCTCTCAATTTTAGTTTTTTATCTAAGTGGCGCTTCCTTACTCCGTTTTTTATTAGAGTTTATTAAAGTGGACGCGGCGCCCTTAATTTTTTCCTGGCGCTGGCCTCAATTTTTTTCTTTTATTTTAATTATTTTGGCGCTGGCCGCTTATTTAATTTATTTGCATCATCATGAAAAAAATCCTTCCCCAAAAACAGTCTGGAGCACTAAATAGCAAGCTCTTTGAACAAACAAAAAACAAAAAGATGCTTATTTTTTGTAGCTTCGCTTTTTTATTGGCTTTAGCTGACGCCTTACCCGCCTATATTCGTTCCAGCTACATGGAGAGTTTTGTTGGGGTCTCAGCCGTGAGCTGGTTTTATATTGCCGCCAACCTTGTCGCCATTATTGCTATTTTAATTTTCCCGAAGGTAATTAAACGTCTCAGTAATTATCTGAGCGCGGGCTTAATGTTGGCTTTTTTTATTTTTTCCTTACTTGGTCTCGGCCTTAGCAACACCGCCTTAGGTGTCTTCATCTTCTTTATCGTCATGCAGGTGTCGTCATATCTCCTCTGGATTAATTTAGATATTTTTCTAGAATCTAACTCTGATGATCAAACAACCGGCCGAACGCGCACCATCTATTTAACTTTCATGAACCTGGCCTGGGTTTTTGCCCCTTCAATTTCCGCCTGGCTGGTTGAAGCCAGAGGTTATGAAATCACTTTTTTAATCTCTTCCTTAGTAATGATCCCTTTTTTAATTATTTATTTAACTAACCGAGAAAAATTAAAAAACACGGCCGTTGACGCTGCGCACACCCCTCTAAAAACAGCTTTCAAAGAAACCTTTAGAAATAAAAATCTGCGAGCGATTTATGTGGTCGCCGGACAACTAAGTATTTTTCTTAACGCCGCCGTTGTTTTCTTGCCTATTCACCTTAATCAAAATTTAGGTTTTACTTGGAACGAATTAAGCATTGCTTTCTCTATTATGTTGCTACCCTTTCTAATTGTGGAAATTCCGGCCGGCATTTTAGCGGATAAACATATTGGCGAAAAAGAATTACTCACTTTTGGGTTTTTAATCATTATTGCCTCGTTAGCAGTTTTCTTTACCAGCACCTCAACTAACATCTGGTTCTGGACAGCTATTCTTTTCACCTCTCGGGTTGGTGTGGCTTTGATTGAGGCGATGCGCGAATCCTACTTCTTTAAAAATGTTGATGCTCACGATATTGAAAAAATAAATATTTTCCGAACCGCCGCCCCTTTAGGTTATGTCGTCGCCTCGCTTATTGCTCTAATAACTTTAATGTTTCTTCCCTTAGAATATATTTTTATTGTGATCGCTCTTTTTATTTGCTTATTTACCTTCCCGGCTTTAATAAGTATGAAAGATTCTCTTTAAGATTAGCGTAAAGTTAAGATTAGGCCGTTGACGAGGAACTAAATTATGTTATTATAATAGCACTGGCGGGTATCGTATAATGGCTTTTATATCAGCCTTCCAAGCTGAGGATAGGGGTTCGATTCCCCTTACCCGCTCTAGGAGCGCCGCTAACAGTGGCGCTTTTTTAAACTTATGAAGTATCTATTTTTTGTTCAAAGTGAGGGGCGCGGTCATTTAAGCCAAGCTCTAGCAGTGGCGGCCGGTCTCCGGCGTGACGGCCACGAAATTTGCGGAGTGGTGACCAACCATTTACCAGCTCGCCCCGTGCCTGAATATTTTATTAAGGAAATTGATGCTCCTTTGTATTCAGTCGAGAGTCCTTATTTTTTAATAACTCCAGATCAAAAAGGAATCGCTTTTGGGCGTAGTCTAGTTTTTAATTTTTCCCGCCTTCGCGCCTATTACTTAAGCTTAAAAAAAATAAAGAATTTAATCAAAACCTTGGAGCCCGATATTGTCGTCAATTTTTATGAATCTTTATTTGGTTTCTACCGCCTATTATTTCAACCCCAGATAAAAAGCTTCACTATTGGCCATCAATTCTTTATTACCCACCCGGATTTTACTAGACCCCCAAAAAACCATCACTCCTTCTTATTGTTAAAACTTTATAACTGGCTAGTTTCCTATGGCTCAGCCGCTAAAATTGCTCTTTCTTTTTCCGACTCAGCCGACCAGCCTCAAAAAAAACTAATTGTTTGTCCACCCTTAATCCGCCAAAGTATTTTAGATCAAGAAATAAAAACTGATAATTTTATTCTTTCTTATATATTAAATCCCGGTTATGCGGAGGTAATTACTGACTTCGCAGCTAAAAATAAAGAAATAAAAATTGAAGCTTTTTGGGATAAACTGGAAGCGGCCCCTAAAGAACAACCTTTAGAAAATTTATGTTTCCATAAAATCAACGGGGATTTATTTATTGATCGCCTGTCTAAATGCTGCGCTTACATCGCCACCGCTGGGTTTGAATCTATTTGTGAGGCCACCTATCTAGAAAAATCGATCCTGATGATTCCTACCCCTAATCATTACGAACAGTGGTGTAATGCTTATGATGCTAAGCGTTGTGGCTTAGCTGATTTTAGCGCTGAATTTGATTTTGATAAATTATTAGCCCTAACAAAAACCCAGGTTAGTAAACCTGGGCAATGTTTCAAAAAGTGGCACGAC
This window of the Candidatus Parcubacteria bacterium genome carries:
- a CDS encoding hypothetical protein (Derived by automated computational analysis using gene prediction method: Protein Homology.) → MKHLFYSFIGSTILIAPRIALASSTPASGFNDKMDAQTQALTKAAGLGQNTSLSFIIATLIQVLLGFLGIIFLILTIVSGFKWMTAQGNEDTIKKAKGTLMNAIIGLVIVLAAYIITTSLFKLLPFSGGSGGVTGG
- a CDS encoding hypothetical protein (Derived by automated computational analysis using gene prediction method: GeneMarkS-2+.), whose protein sequence is MKKMLFLTAFLVVSLALMAQMDPASAQRKIIELETDVQGLKAQLHSVKATDVKTELPEKMGRYEFKRRTRAQQFKVNEALAQQAIRQTEGEALLYDYGDPLVSQDLPGYGLPGLLINNKRGLGENVTFRITRRGFKEFPAQIYNLAPEERLWVKLPAGEYLIEVSMGSRFMGYVVCKVDPANIKYADGQKCYFWAEKTLADF
- a CDS encoding hypothetical protein (Derived by automated computational analysis using gene prediction method: GeneMarkS-2+.) codes for the protein MKTKLQKISEDIVPLSRRQGFLLYLLIVCVFEFLFFFTPALATASVAAAKNPTNEDDLISLTAPLKSSELDPSAQMIVNRLLANPDKTPAPVKEEKALRLSNPQIISGPEDSLAEEQSPKYRVVRTSEHVITAYNSEAAQTDSSPCITANGFNVCEHGLEDTIGANFLKLGTKVRIPELFGDQVFVVRDRMNKRYPDRVDVWMVKKADALKFGVKTAKIEVLEEI
- the lgt gene encoding prolipoprotein diacylglyceryl transferase (Derived by automated computational analysis using gene prediction method: Protein Homology. GO_component: GO:0016020 - membrane [Evidence IEA]; GO_function: GO:0008961 - phosphatidylglycerol-prolipoprotein diacylglyceryl transferase activity [Evidence IEA]; GO_process: GO:0009249 - protein lipoylation [Evidence IEA]), which translates into the protein MLSFLHNFEPQPIFLSLGFLNIRWYGIFVVLGITAGLALTIYLAKRFQKKLDLVWDLLFYLVIWGLVGARLYEVFLFWPYYQNNLWQIFAIWKGGLAIHGALIAGIIVLFWWAKKHQDSFWHWAAILSPGLAVGQAIGRFGNWFNQELFGRPTNLPWGIPIAFQNRPIAYQDFSFFHPTFLYESLGLLLLAVILFFLLSTIKTLNEKRALSILVFYLSGASLLRFLLEFIKVDAAPLIFSWRWPQFFSFILIILALAAYLIYLHHHEKNPSPKTVWSTK
- a CDS encoding MFS transporter (Derived by automated computational analysis using gene prediction method: Protein Homology. GO_function: GO:0022857 - transmembrane transporter activity [Evidence IEA]; GO_process: GO:0055085 - transmembrane transport [Evidence IEA]) translates to MKKILPQKQSGALNSKLFEQTKNKKMLIFCSFAFLLALADALPAYIRSSYMESFVGVSAVSWFYIAANLVAIIAILIFPKVIKRLSNYLSAGLMLAFFIFSLLGLGLSNTALGVFIFFIVMQVSSYLLWINLDIFLESNSDDQTTGRTRTIYLTFMNLAWVFAPSISAWLVEARGYEITFLISSLVMIPFLIIYLTNREKLKNTAVDAAHTPLKTAFKETFRNKNLRAIYVVAGQLSIFLNAAVVFLPIHLNQNLGFTWNELSIAFSIMLLPFLIVEIPAGILADKHIGEKELLTFGFLIIIASLAVFFTSTSTNIWFWTAILFTSRVGVALIEAMRESYFFKNVDAHDIEKINIFRTAAPLGYVVASLIALITLMFLPLEYIFIVIALFICLFTFPALISMKDSL
- a CDS encoding glycosyltransferase family protein (Derived by automated computational analysis using gene prediction method: Protein Homology.), with product MKYLFFVQSEGRGHLSQALAVAAGLRRDGHEICGVVTNHLPARPVPEYFIKEIDAPLYSVESPYFLITPDQKGIAFGRSLVFNFSRLRAYYLSLKKIKNLIKTLEPDIVVNFYESLFGFYRLLFQPQIKSFTIGHQFFITHPDFTRPPKNHHSFLLLKLYNWLVSYGSAAKIALSFSDSADQPQKKLIVCPPLIRQSILDQEIKTDNFILSYILNPGYAEVITDFAAKNKEIKIEAFWDKLEAAPKEQPLENLCFHKINGDLFIDRLSKCCAYIATAGFESICEATYLEKSILMIPTPNHYEQWCNAYDAKRCGLADFSAEFDFDKLLALTKTQVSKPGQCFKKWHDENKDKIFRILEDH